In Candidatus Poribacteria bacterium, the following are encoded in one genomic region:
- a CDS encoding LamG domain-containing protein yields the protein MTRSRKWGLLVVAALLALTPALRAQNKDLILYYDYEEIRGANVIDKSGKGHDGVINGKIVLEAGKHGQAARFSSGSFIDLDGANWPADQIPRSGFSVVAWMNVDMQADHAIFNARANDSTWLVHPEFRNDGNFRWLLRGDGGATIFDIRGGKSEPKKWIHYAGTYDGSTGRLYINGEEVGSNAGGMKIAKDWGQGARVGLNIDNARPFTGLMDDLNLWIRGLSADEVKTVMEFGPLPQAVSPRGRLTTIWASLRRG from the coding sequence ATGACACGATCACGCAAGTGGGGGCTGCTGGTAGTCGCCGCACTCCTCGCGCTGACGCCAGCGCTGCGAGCCCAAAACAAAGACCTAATCCTTTACTACGACTACGAAGAGATCCGAGGCGCGAACGTCATCGACAAGTCCGGCAAGGGACACGACGGCGTGATCAACGGAAAAATCGTGCTTGAGGCCGGCAAGCACGGACAGGCAGCACGGTTTTCGTCCGGCAGCTTCATCGACCTCGACGGCGCGAACTGGCCCGCCGACCAGATCCCTCGGAGTGGATTCAGCGTCGTCGCGTGGATGAACGTCGATATGCAGGCTGACCACGCCATCTTCAACGCGCGAGCGAACGACTCGACGTGGCTCGTCCATCCCGAGTTCCGCAACGACGGGAACTTCCGATGGCTGCTGCGCGGCGACGGCGGCGCGACCATCTTCGACATTCGGGGCGGGAAGTCCGAGCCGAAGAAGTGGATTCACTACGCGGGAACCTATGACGGCAGCACGGGCCGCCTCTACATCAACGGCGAAGAGGTAGGAAGCAACGCGGGCGGCATGAAGATCGCCAAGGACTGGGGGCAGGGCGCGCGCGTCGGACTCAACATCGACAACGCTCGACCATTCACAGGCTTGATGGACGATCTGAACCTCTGGATTCGTGGGTTGTCGGCAGACGAGGTGAAGACGGTCATGGAGTTCGGGCCGTTGCCACAGGCGGTTTCTCCCCGGGGCAGACTGACGACAATCTGGGCGTCGCTGAGGCGCGGCTAG
- a CDS encoding pyrophosphohydrolase: protein MTIAEFQRRIEAAYFERDAARGVPTTFVWFTEEVGELAKEVRRQPRDTQRLTAEIADVFAWLSTLASMLGIELTDCAEVYADGCPKCGKSPCAC, encoded by the coding sequence ATGACGATCGCGGAGTTCCAGCGGCGCATCGAAGCAGCGTACTTCGAGCGCGACGCGGCTCGCGGGGTTCCGACGACGTTCGTTTGGTTCACCGAAGAGGTCGGCGAGCTCGCCAAGGAGGTCCGTCGCCAGCCTCGTGATACGCAACGGCTGACAGCCGAGATCGCCGACGTCTTCGCGTGGCTGTCGACTCTCGCATCCATGCTGGGGATCGAACTGACCGATTGCGCCGAAGTCTACGCGGACGGCTGCCCAAAGTGCGGGAAATCGCCGTGCGCGTGTTAG
- a CDS encoding ABC transporter ATP-binding protein: protein MARGMRGLTSIGPPGAENYERQVPFRQTYFRLLAYAKPYLPAVGLILGLSFVTSFIGILPPQVMGVAIDEITGFGESRIERPARDAPSRPSLNLPIAPYIHRAARYVSAEWLVDANPAMATAFVLVAAFLVLFAVARLVSVAQGFIMARVGQSLIYDMRSHVYAHVQRLPLKYFEDRPTGDVMSRVINDVNSLEQVIVGPVVGLITDVSRLLFVFYFCLSWDWKLTLMSLIAAPGLIVSTALIGRLLRKNFRLLREKMGELNAAIQDNITGIRIIQSFVREDYELERFNRKSHETYTINVRLARIFTAFRPWIDFLNQIGILVVLGFGSIKVMNGEMKPGMFVVFIQYLPMLFEPITGFTRFYNMVQQALASCERVFEVLDTEPAITSPPNASLLPRLSAEVEFRGVHFAYRPDVEVLGGIDLHAKPGEMVALVGPSGAGKSTLVNLIPRFYDPTRGGIFVDGHDLRTVDLTSLRKQIGVVLQDPFLFNVSIRENIRYGRLDASDDEVEAAARAANAHDFIVDAPEGYDTLIGERGIKLSGGQRQRLSIARAILADARILILDEATSSVDSETEHLIQEAIHRLVRNRTTFVIAHRLSTVQDADQILVLDGGRIVERGTHGSLLAADGLYARLHEVQFRAGSPSPEPEPRGAPRRQVEPIPTLDNGSNLT, encoded by the coding sequence ATGGCGCGCGGGATGCGAGGGCTCACATCCATCGGACCCCCCGGCGCAGAGAACTACGAACGGCAGGTTCCATTCCGCCAGACCTACTTCCGCCTGCTCGCGTACGCCAAGCCCTATCTGCCCGCCGTGGGGCTCATTCTCGGGCTCTCCTTCGTCACTTCGTTCATCGGCATCCTGCCGCCGCAGGTGATGGGCGTCGCAATCGACGAGATCACTGGCTTTGGCGAGTCGCGCATCGAGCGACCCGCCCGTGACGCGCCGTCCCGTCCATCTCTGAACTTGCCGATTGCTCCTTACATCCACCGAGCGGCGCGGTACGTGTCGGCGGAGTGGCTTGTCGACGCCAATCCGGCGATGGCGACGGCATTCGTGCTGGTCGCTGCGTTCCTCGTGCTCTTCGCCGTAGCACGGCTGGTGTCGGTCGCGCAGGGCTTCATCATGGCGCGCGTGGGTCAGTCGCTGATCTACGACATGCGGAGCCACGTGTACGCGCACGTGCAGCGCCTGCCGCTCAAGTACTTCGAGGATCGGCCGACCGGCGACGTCATGTCGCGCGTCATCAACGACGTCAACTCCTTGGAGCAGGTGATCGTCGGTCCCGTGGTCGGGCTCATCACAGACGTGAGCCGACTCCTGTTCGTGTTCTACTTCTGCCTATCGTGGGACTGGAAGCTGACGCTAATGTCGCTGATCGCGGCGCCCGGACTCATCGTCTCGACAGCGCTCATCGGTCGGCTCCTGCGCAAGAACTTCCGCCTTCTGCGTGAGAAGATGGGCGAACTCAACGCGGCGATTCAGGACAACATCACTGGCATCCGCATCATCCAGAGCTTCGTCCGCGAGGACTACGAGCTGGAGCGGTTCAACCGCAAGAGCCACGAGACCTACACGATCAACGTCCGTCTGGCGCGCATCTTCACGGCGTTTCGCCCATGGATCGACTTCCTGAACCAGATCGGCATCCTGGTCGTGCTCGGGTTCGGCAGCATCAAGGTAATGAACGGGGAGATGAAGCCGGGCATGTTCGTCGTCTTCATCCAGTATCTGCCGATGCTCTTCGAGCCGATCACGGGGTTCACCCGGTTCTACAACATGGTCCAGCAGGCGCTGGCTTCGTGCGAGCGTGTGTTCGAGGTGCTCGACACCGAACCTGCCATCACATCGCCGCCGAATGCGAGCCTTCTCCCGCGCTTGAGCGCCGAGGTCGAGTTTCGTGGCGTCCACTTCGCCTACCGACCTGATGTCGAGGTGCTCGGCGGCATCGACCTGCATGCCAAGCCTGGTGAGATGGTCGCTCTCGTTGGGCCCAGCGGAGCCGGCAAGAGCACCCTGGTGAACCTGATCCCCAGGTTCTACGATCCGACGCGCGGGGGTATCTTCGTCGATGGGCACGATCTGCGAACGGTGGACTTGACCTCGCTGCGCAAGCAGATCGGCGTCGTCTTGCAGGACCCGTTCCTGTTCAATGTCTCGATCCGCGAGAACATCCGCTACGGAAGGCTGGACGCATCCGATGACGAGGTCGAGGCGGCAGCCCGTGCCGCCAACGCCCACGACTTCATCGTCGATGCGCCGGAAGGGTACGACACGCTCATCGGCGAACGCGGCATCAAGCTGTCCGGCGGGCAGCGCCAGCGGCTGTCCATCGCGCGGGCAATCCTCGCCGACGCGCGCATCTTGATCCTGGACGAGGCGACCAGTTCCGTCGATTCCGAGACGGAGCACTTGATCCAGGAAGCCATCCATCGGCTCGTCAGGAACCGAACCACTTTCGTGATCGCCCACCGGCTATCCACCGTGCAGGACGCCGATCAGATCCTCGTCCTGGATGGCGGACGGATCGTGGAGCGCGGCACGCACGGGAGCCTGTTGGCGGCAGATGGTCTCTACGCACGGCTCCACGAAGTGCAGTTCCGGGCGGGGAGCCCATCGCCGGAGCCAGAACCGCGCGGCGCCCCACGGAGGCAGGTAGAGCCGATCCCCACGCTGGACAACGGATCGAACCTGACCTAG
- the sucD gene encoding succinate--CoA ligase subunit alpha yields MSVLVDRNTRLLVQGITGSAGAFHTIQAMEYGTNVVAGTSPGKGGSTFEGKVPVFNTVLEAVGATGANASVIYVPAPFAPDAIAEAADAGIALIVCITEGIPVLDMVKVKRYLQGKRSRLIGPNCPGIITPAQCKIGIMPGYIHQPGSVGVVSRSGTLTYEAVYQTTRLGYGQSTCIGIGGDPVNGTNFVDALHMFEADSDTEAIILIGEIGGTAEEDAAEYISKYVTKPVVGFIAGSTAPKGKRMGHAGAIIAGGKGTAAEKIEALTNAGVVVAPTPSTIGKTLVERLGTAIG; encoded by the coding sequence ATGAGCGTTCTCGTCGACCGAAACACGAGGCTGCTGGTTCAGGGCATTACCGGCAGCGCTGGCGCGTTTCACACGATCCAGGCGATGGAATACGGGACGAACGTCGTGGCTGGTACAAGCCCGGGCAAGGGAGGTTCGACGTTCGAGGGCAAGGTGCCCGTCTTCAACACGGTGTTGGAGGCAGTCGGAGCCACTGGGGCGAACGCGTCGGTCATTTACGTGCCGGCTCCGTTCGCGCCCGACGCCATCGCCGAAGCCGCCGACGCGGGCATCGCACTCATCGTCTGCATCACCGAGGGCATTCCGGTCCTCGACATGGTGAAGGTCAAGCGCTACCTGCAAGGCAAGCGTTCGCGTCTGATCGGGCCCAACTGCCCCGGCATCATCACACCGGCACAGTGCAAGATCGGCATCATGCCCGGCTACATCCACCAACCCGGATCGGTCGGCGTGGTGTCCAGAAGCGGGACGCTGACCTACGAAGCGGTGTATCAGACAACGCGCCTCGGATACGGACAGTCAACGTGCATCGGCATCGGCGGCGATCCCGTGAACGGGACGAACTTCGTCGACGCGCTGCACATGTTCGAGGCAGACTCCGACACTGAGGCGATCATCCTGATCGGCGAGATCGGCGGAACCGCCGAAGAGGACGCCGCCGAGTACATCTCGAAGTATGTCACGAAGCCGGTCGTCGGGTTCATCGCGGGGTCGACGGCTCCCAAGGGAAAGCGGATGGGGCACGCCGGAGCGATCATCGCAGGCGGCAAAGGGACGGCAGCCGAGAAGATCGAGGCGCTCACCAACGCCGGTGTCGTCGTCGCCCCGACCCCTTCGACCATCGGGAAGACGCTCGTGGAACGGCTCGGAACGGCAATCGGCTAG
- a CDS encoding 3-isopropylmalate dehydrogenase yields MAYKIALLPGDGIGPEVTDEAMKVVRAAADVCGFDYETQSYDFGGDRYLATGEVLPASAIEEFRQFDAIFLGAIGHQDVAPGILEKGILLKCRFELDQYINLRPVKLYPGVECPLKNKGPEDIDFVVVRENTEGIYSGAGGIQYKGMPSEVSTQIHVTTRFGAERCIRYAFDLARKRGKKLQLHLVAKTNVLTFVHDTWWRAFNEVGDADYPDIKREYAHVDAACMWFVKNPEWFDVIVTDNQLGDIITDLGAAIQGGLGVAASGNLNPNGVSMFEPIHGSAPRYRGQGKINPIAAIAAGGMMLEHLGEERGARLVEEAIVTILGSGKIKDLGAGRMGYSTSEVGDMIAAEVRRAAAQ; encoded by the coding sequence ATGGCATACAAGATTGCGCTCTTGCCCGGAGACGGCATCGGACCCGAAGTGACCGACGAGGCGATGAAGGTCGTTCGCGCTGCCGCAGACGTCTGTGGGTTCGACTACGAGACACAGTCTTACGACTTTGGCGGCGATCGCTACCTCGCCACGGGCGAAGTGCTCCCGGCGTCGGCGATCGAGGAGTTCCGACAGTTCGATGCGATCTTTCTGGGCGCGATCGGACATCAGGACGTTGCCCCGGGCATCTTGGAGAAGGGCATCCTCCTCAAGTGCCGGTTCGAGCTGGATCAGTACATCAATCTGCGCCCCGTCAAGCTCTACCCGGGCGTCGAGTGTCCCCTCAAGAACAAGGGACCCGAGGACATCGACTTCGTGGTCGTCCGCGAGAACACGGAAGGCATCTACAGCGGCGCTGGCGGGATCCAGTACAAGGGCATGCCGTCGGAGGTATCGACGCAGATTCACGTGACGACGCGATTCGGCGCCGAGCGCTGCATCCGGTACGCCTTCGACCTCGCGCGCAAGCGCGGCAAGAAGCTGCAGCTTCATCTGGTCGCCAAGACGAACGTCCTGACGTTCGTCCACGACACGTGGTGGAGGGCGTTCAACGAGGTGGGCGACGCGGACTACCCGGACATCAAGCGCGAGTATGCTCACGTGGACGCCGCCTGCATGTGGTTCGTGAAGAATCCGGAGTGGTTCGATGTGATCGTGACGGACAACCAGCTAGGCGATATCATCACCGACCTCGGCGCCGCGATCCAGGGCGGTCTGGGCGTTGCCGCGTCCGGGAACCTGAACCCGAACGGCGTCTCGATGTTCGAGCCGATCCACGGCTCGGCGCCGCGTTATCGAGGACAGGGCAAGATCAACCCGATCGCTGCCATCGCCGCTGGCGGGATGATGCTGGAGCACCTCGGCGAAGAGCGCGGAGCCCGGCTCGTCGAGGAGGCGATTGTCACTATCCTCGGCAGCGGCAAGATCAAGGACCTGGGAGCCGGTAGGATGGGCTATTCGACGTCCGAGGTCGGCGACATGATCGCGGCAGAGGTGCGTCGCGCGGCGGCGCAGTAG
- the rsgA gene encoding ribosome small subunit-dependent GTPase A: MIHDDESVTGTVLRAEASIYTVRTKCGTLRCTLRGRLKEALYDEADDGSLRRRYADPVTVGDQVVVTVVNGIEGAIEDLEPRRTRLSRIDTKPHPGAPDVEHVIVANIDRVFVIVSIRKPRVNFRFVDRLLIMAQFGGVEPVVVVNKCDLLQPPERAELDQTMATVYEPIGVRWVATSAETGEGIDSLRNALSSGMNAFVGMSGTGKSSLLNRLDPSLALRTEAISEWSGKGRHTTTYVELLELEGGVQVADTPGIREAGLWGVPDGLLDSYFVEMIPYIGKCRFRNCWHLAEPDCAVRDAVKAGDISAQRYASYRRLCGEGPTR, encoded by the coding sequence CTGATCCACGACGACGAGAGCGTTACAGGAACCGTCCTCCGCGCTGAGGCGAGCATCTACACGGTTCGAACGAAGTGCGGAACGCTACGGTGTACATTGCGCGGACGCCTCAAAGAGGCGCTCTACGACGAAGCCGATGACGGCTCGCTGCGACGGCGATATGCTGACCCCGTGACCGTCGGCGATCAGGTCGTCGTCACCGTCGTGAACGGCATCGAGGGCGCCATCGAGGACCTCGAGCCACGGCGCACTCGGCTCTCCCGTATCGACACGAAGCCCCATCCCGGCGCGCCGGATGTCGAGCACGTCATCGTCGCCAACATCGACCGCGTGTTCGTCATCGTCTCCATCCGCAAGCCGCGCGTGAACTTCCGATTCGTCGATCGCCTTCTCATCATGGCGCAGTTCGGGGGCGTCGAACCCGTGGTGGTCGTCAACAAGTGCGACCTGCTTCAGCCGCCGGAGCGCGCCGAGCTCGACCAGACGATGGCGACCGTCTACGAGCCCATCGGAGTCCGTTGGGTCGCGACCTCTGCCGAGACGGGAGAAGGGATCGACTCTCTGCGGAACGCGCTGTCGTCCGGCATGAACGCGTTCGTCGGGATGTCGGGAACCGGCAAGTCGTCACTGCTGAACCGTCTGGATCCGTCACTCGCCCTTCGGACTGAGGCGATCAGCGAATGGTCTGGCAAGGGACGCCACACGACGACCTATGTCGAACTACTCGAGCTCGAGGGCGGCGTTCAGGTCGCCGACACTCCTGGCATTCGCGAGGCGGGTCTGTGGGGCGTTCCCGATGGCTTACTCGACTCGTACTTCGTCGAGATGATCCCCTACATCGGGAAGTGCCGGTTTCGCAACTGCTGGCATCTCGCCGAGCCCGACTGCGCCGTCCGCGACGCTGTGAAGGCAGGAGACATCTCGGCTCAACGGTATGCCAGCTACCGCCGCCTATGCGGCGAGGGCCCGACGCGGTAG
- a CDS encoding proline--tRNA ligase, giving the protein MRQSQLFGRTVREVPADAQLPSHQLLVRAGLIRQLSSGLYTALPLAQRSIHKIERIIREEMDAIGGQEINMPLVHPAELWEESGRYGALVGRELAGFTDRAGRPMVLAMTHEESVTFHARNEIRSYRQLPLMVYQIKLKFRDEPRPRAGLIRVREFTMKDAYSFHESQEDLERYYREVYDAYSRIFTRAGVPTVVVESDPGMIGGTGAHEFMLVTPSGEDNLILCDACGYTANAEVAVCDKGPAEFGDPLPSELVETPGTTTISEVAALLGISERQTMKAVFYVAGEQFVFAVLRGDLDVNETKLRNRLGVAEIRPARDEEIRAHGVTPGYASPIGARDTVIVVDDSVRDMTNGVAGANRDGYHLRNVNFPRDFAADVLADIALVEDGCACARCGGRLRAARGIEVGNIFRLGTKYSEAMEAVYLDAEGRTRPLIMGCYGIGVGRLLASAVEASYDADGIIFPYSIAPYHVHLLHVGKGDEAAQVAESLYREWTAEGVEVLYDDRDESPGVKFKDSDLIGLPVRVTVSERTLKQDAYEVKLRTEADREVVPRDGFRLAPYLERARVNSERRAST; this is encoded by the coding sequence ATGCGACAGTCCCAGCTCTTCGGACGCACCGTCCGCGAGGTTCCTGCAGACGCACAGCTTCCCAGCCATCAGTTGCTTGTCCGCGCCGGTCTCATCCGCCAACTGTCATCCGGGCTCTACACGGCGTTGCCACTGGCGCAGCGTTCCATCCACAAGATCGAGCGGATCATCCGCGAGGAGATGGACGCGATCGGCGGACAAGAGATCAACATGCCGTTGGTCCACCCGGCGGAGCTGTGGGAGGAGTCTGGGCGCTACGGCGCGTTGGTGGGCAGAGAGCTCGCCGGATTCACCGACCGCGCTGGTCGCCCCATGGTCCTGGCGATGACGCACGAGGAATCGGTCACGTTCCACGCCCGGAACGAGATCCGCTCGTACCGCCAGCTTCCGTTGATGGTCTACCAGATCAAGCTCAAGTTCCGCGATGAACCGCGTCCTCGCGCCGGACTGATCCGCGTGCGCGAGTTCACGATGAAAGACGCCTACTCGTTCCACGAGAGCCAGGAGGACCTGGAGCGCTACTACCGAGAGGTCTATGACGCCTACTCGCGCATCTTCACGCGGGCTGGCGTTCCGACGGTCGTCGTCGAGTCCGACCCGGGAATGATCGGCGGAACCGGGGCTCACGAGTTCATGCTCGTGACTCCGTCCGGGGAGGACAACCTGATCCTCTGCGACGCCTGCGGCTACACGGCGAATGCCGAGGTCGCCGTCTGCGACAAGGGCCCGGCTGAGTTCGGCGACCCGTTGCCATCGGAGCTCGTTGAGACGCCCGGTACGACGACGATCTCCGAGGTGGCAGCGCTGCTTGGCATCAGCGAGCGACAGACGATGAAGGCAGTGTTCTACGTCGCTGGAGAGCAGTTCGTCTTCGCCGTCCTGCGCGGCGATCTCGACGTGAACGAGACCAAACTTCGGAACCGGTTGGGTGTCGCCGAGATACGACCGGCGCGCGACGAGGAGATCCGTGCCCACGGCGTGACCCCCGGCTACGCGTCGCCCATCGGCGCGCGGGACACGGTCATCGTCGTCGACGATTCGGTCCGCGACATGACGAACGGTGTCGCCGGAGCGAATCGAGACGGCTACCACCTCAGAAACGTCAACTTCCCGCGCGACTTCGCGGCGGACGTCCTTGCGGACATCGCGCTCGTCGAGGACGGCTGCGCCTGCGCCAGGTGCGGCGGACGCCTTCGAGCTGCCCGGGGCATCGAGGTCGGCAACATCTTCCGTCTGGGGACGAAGTACAGCGAGGCGATGGAGGCTGTCTATCTGGACGCCGAGGGTCGCACGCGCCCTCTCATCATGGGGTGCTACGGCATCGGAGTCGGTCGTCTGCTGGCTTCGGCGGTCGAAGCCAGTTATGACGCCGATGGGATCATCTTCCCCTACTCGATCGCTCCGTACCACGTCCATCTGCTGCATGTCGGGAAGGGGGACGAGGCTGCACAGGTCGCCGAGTCGCTCTACCGCGAGTGGACTGCCGAGGGCGTCGAGGTGCTCTATGACGACCGCGATGAGAGCCCGGGCGTCAAGTTCAAGGACTCCGACCTGATCGGGCTGCCCGTCCGCGTGACCGTGAGCGAGCGGACGCTCAAGCAGGACGCCTACGAGGTCAAGCTGAGAACCGAGGCTGATCGCGAGGTCGTCCCCCGCGACGGGTTCCGCCTCGCCCCGTACCTGGAGCGGGCGCGCGTCAACTCCGAACGACGAGCGTCGACGTGA
- a CDS encoding class I SAM-dependent methyltransferase → MAVGRPEPELRSPGAESRRFLTEPIRRAAWVSFVEFFALGDMNAPVLVIGCGDGFWLEVLRSLGFTRVAGIDSSPEMVSAAVAKGLDVSLGEPQTLDAGQACDIVVLGDSLARLDDPRAALNAAHRVLRTRGLLYIVVPVYDSVADLYARRRSRLTRAEQCQLDDPSYLHVFDEQALHALLDECHFTIDDSRHFANAVPGVRGNVPWTGGGRYGRWLRILARSRFYVDLDHGVDERHEPALRESEQQFPAADETVVGEGDRHSAEPLPEPEPDMTEIQGDDQQDVDETEAETPTER, encoded by the coding sequence ATGGCAGTTGGGCGACCAGAACCTGAGCTTCGCAGTCCGGGAGCCGAGTCGCGCCGGTTCCTGACGGAACCCATTCGCCGCGCCGCGTGGGTCAGCTTCGTCGAGTTCTTCGCGCTAGGCGACATGAACGCGCCGGTGCTGGTCATCGGCTGCGGCGACGGTTTCTGGCTCGAAGTACTGCGGTCGTTGGGGTTCACGAGAGTCGCGGGCATCGACTCGTCGCCCGAGATGGTCAGCGCGGCGGTTGCCAAGGGGCTCGACGTGAGTCTCGGTGAACCGCAGACGCTCGACGCGGGTCAGGCGTGCGATATCGTCGTCTTGGGCGACTCGCTCGCGCGACTGGACGATCCCCGCGCCGCGCTGAACGCCGCCCACCGCGTGCTGCGCACGCGGGGCCTGCTCTACATCGTCGTGCCGGTATACGACTCGGTCGCAGATCTGTACGCCCGCCGACGAAGCCGGCTCACCCGTGCCGAGCAGTGCCAGCTCGATGACCCGTCCTACCTGCACGTCTTCGACGAGCAAGCGCTGCACGCGCTCCTCGACGAATGTCACTTCACGATCGACGACTCACGTCACTTCGCCAACGCGGTCCCGGGCGTTCGGGGGAACGTGCCGTGGACCGGCGGCGGGCGCTACGGACGCTGGCTGCGCATCTTGGCACGGAGCCGGTTCTACGTGGATTTGGATCACGGAGTGGACGAACGACACGAGCCAGCGTTGCGCGAGTCAGAGCAGCAGTTCCCCGCCGCCGACGAGACCGTCGTCGGCGAAGGTGACCGACACAGCGCGGAGCCTCTGCCCGAACCCGAACCGGATATGACCGAGATCCAGGGAGACGATCAGCAGGACGTGGACGAGACCGAGGCGGAGACGCCCACAGAGCGCTGA
- a CDS encoding Gfo/Idh/MocA family oxidoreductase produces the protein MGKTYRAAVIGCGGISHSHAVQYHRAEDIELVACADINEEALAKYRAEYGVERTYNDFEEMLDKEKPDLVSVCTWVGLHPTATIAAAKAGVRGILCEKPMAVNLALADEMLAACDGAGAKLAIGHQLRFHGPYVATKRLLADGEIGELIKVHGVCEGGDLIDNATHTVDLMRWFGDDSPTEWVMGQIHRGNASLKFGIAAVEDALGYWKSANGVRYFIESGRFTARGYHHIYLYGTEGEIEIGVPGGPALRFRSESTGGKWATTEMRDDSSPVRDLIDAVEGNREHRSSGRNGRAAHEVLLSIFESSRRRTLVPCPLETKGFPLQEMIDAGEV, from the coding sequence ATGGGCAAGACCTATCGGGCTGCTGTGATCGGGTGCGGCGGCATCTCGCACAGCCACGCGGTTCAGTACCATCGCGCTGAAGACATCGAGCTCGTCGCCTGCGCCGACATCAACGAGGAGGCGCTCGCCAAGTACCGCGCCGAGTACGGCGTCGAGCGCACCTACAACGACTTCGAAGAGATGCTCGACAAGGAGAAGCCGGACCTGGTGAGCGTGTGCACCTGGGTCGGTCTGCATCCGACTGCCACTATCGCCGCCGCCAAAGCAGGCGTGCGCGGCATTCTGTGCGAGAAGCCGATGGCGGTGAACCTGGCGCTCGCTGACGAGATGCTCGCCGCCTGCGACGGGGCTGGCGCGAAGCTGGCTATCGGGCACCAGCTTCGGTTCCACGGGCCCTACGTCGCAACGAAGCGCTTGCTCGCCGACGGGGAGATCGGCGAGCTCATCAAGGTCCACGGCGTCTGCGAGGGCGGCGACCTTATCGACAACGCGACGCACACGGTCGATCTGATGCGCTGGTTCGGCGACGATTCGCCGACCGAGTGGGTCATGGGGCAGATTCATCGCGGCAACGCGAGTCTGAAGTTCGGCATCGCGGCAGTCGAAGACGCTCTCGGCTACTGGAAGAGCGCCAACGGCGTGCGCTACTTCATCGAGTCGGGGCGATTCACGGCGCGCGGCTATCACCACATCTACCTGTATGGCACCGAGGGCGAAATCGAGATCGGCGTTCCCGGCGGACCGGCGTTGCGGTTCCGCAGTGAATCGACCGGCGGGAAGTGGGCGACGACCGAGATGCGCGACGACTCGTCTCCCGTGCGCGATCTGATCGACGCGGTCGAGGGGAACCGCGAGCACCGGTCGAGCGGTCGCAACGGTCGCGCGGCGCACGAAGTCCTGCTCTCCATCTTCGAATCATCGCGCCGCCGAACTCTCGTGCCCTGTCCACTCGAAACCAAAGGGTTCCCGCTCCAGGAGATGATCGACGCGGGAGAGGTCTAG